One Lytechinus variegatus isolate NC3 chromosome 14, Lvar_3.0, whole genome shotgun sequence genomic region harbors:
- the LOC121427821 gene encoding uncharacterized protein LOC121427821, producing MFLNIMDALWMMRLNLVLGTWWLSQLFLAINGATIPGTPSPAPQPEEGSKSTPTHTSNEPTYAPILPPTPQSSGRLGTNDYLAGFIICLTMNIAIIAVAFFFLCYLGKLSSRSGDEVDSAEPRQTLSWKEALHPVAGECLKLIVNR from the exons ATGTTTCTAAACATCATGGATGCTCTGTGGATGATGAGATTGAATTTG GTACTTGGCACTTGGTGGCTTAGTCAGTTATTCTTAGCAATCAATGGAGCTACCATTCCTGGCACACCTAGCCCTGCACCTCAACCTGAGGAAGGATCTAAATCAACTCCAACACACACCAGTAATGAACCAACGTATGCACCTATACTCCCTCCAACTCCTCAAAGCTCAG GACGACTAGGAACAAATGATTACCTGGCTGGTTTTATCATCTGCCTGACAATGAATATTGCCATTATAGCTGTTGCTTTCTTCTTTTTATGTTACCTTGGAAAACTATCATCACGGTCAG GTGACGAAGTAGACTCCGCTGAACCCCGACAGACGTTATCATGGAAAGAAGCTCTGCATCCTGTTGCCGGTGAGTGCTTAAAACTTATAGTTAACAGATGA